A region of Marnyiella aurantia DNA encodes the following proteins:
- a CDS encoding NAD(P)H-dependent glycerol-3-phosphate dehydrogenase yields the protein MVNKNTAAENAASAAGKESALIPVGVVGSGSFATAIVKMLVENCNVVHWCVRNEFVKGAIELRGHNPTYLTSVSFDVNKLKITTDINELVSACDIIVLATPSIYLSDAMDRLNVEYTDKIFVSAIKGIVPKVNDVVAHYLRQEFNIGFRNQAVLAGPCHAEEVGMERLSYLTIATVEDEVSEKLNSIFASSFIKVNASKDVLGNEYSAILKNIYAVGAGIASGLGYGDNFTAVFVSNAVREMETFLEAIYEAPRDVNDSAYLGDLLVTAYSLFSRNRNLGNLIGKGYTVKSAIQSMNMVAEGYYAADSIYTTAKENNVNTPIIDAVYRILYGEENAETVFAELTAKLN from the coding sequence ATGGTAAATAAGAATACAGCAGCGGAAAACGCAGCTTCGGCTGCAGGAAAAGAGTCAGCTTTGATCCCCGTAGGTGTTGTGGGAAGCGGCAGTTTTGCCACTGCAATAGTAAAGATGCTGGTGGAGAACTGTAATGTGGTGCACTGGTGTGTACGTAACGAGTTTGTAAAGGGAGCTATTGAGCTGCGCGGCCATAATCCCACCTACCTCACGTCGGTCAGCTTTGACGTTAATAAACTGAAAATCACTACGGACATTAACGAGCTGGTGAGCGCCTGTGATATTATCGTGCTGGCCACTCCTTCCATTTATCTTTCTGATGCTATGGACAGACTTAATGTAGAGTATACAGATAAGATATTTGTTTCTGCTATTAAAGGAATTGTGCCGAAGGTTAATGATGTTGTGGCTCATTACCTGAGGCAGGAATTCAATATAGGTTTCCGCAACCAGGCGGTTTTGGCTGGACCATGTCATGCGGAGGAAGTAGGTATGGAAAGGCTGTCTTACCTTACCATTGCCACTGTGGAAGATGAGGTATCGGAGAAACTGAACAGTATTTTTGCATCGTCATTTATTAAAGTGAACGCAAGTAAGGATGTGCTGGGTAACGAATACAGCGCTATCCTGAAGAATATATACGCGGTAGGCGCGGGTATTGCCAGTGGATTAGGTTACGGCGATAACTTCACTGCGGTATTTGTCTCCAATGCAGTGCGCGAAATGGAAACGTTTCTGGAAGCGATTTATGAGGCCCCGCGTGACGTGAATGACAGCGCTTATTTGGGTGACCTTTTGGTGACGGCCTATTCACTGTTCTCGCGAAACCGAAACCTGGGTAACCTGATCGGGAAAGGTTATACGGTGAAGTCAGCAATCCAGTCCATGAATATGGTGGCAGAAGGCTATTACGCCGCTGATTCGATTTATACCACAGCCAAGGAAAACAACGTAAATACCCCGATTATTGATGCAGTTTACCGTATTCTGTACGGTGAGGAAAACGCTGAGACTGTTTTTGCTGAACTCACAGCAAAACTGAATTAA
- the recO gene encoding DNA repair protein RecO, with protein sequence MLYLNGFLLSYLKYGDNDCVMHCFTKEKGYQSLFVKGVYGKKSKQKAYLQPLAELCFTLYKKAAAGSMLPVSKLELAAGSHLPQNIKANAVVFFIADFLNQVLRNEEINPRIYAEVAHFLEELDRNNYRAHLIFLLRFLEISGVHPLIGSGRFLDPESGNFIDIKVHDLFDDELSSIWKEVLTSAAPYTVAISTSHRKRFLESILVYYHYHFSDFRIPSSLEIVQQLFQTDGH encoded by the coding sequence ATGCTGTATCTGAACGGTTTCCTTCTCTCCTACCTCAAATATGGGGACAATGACTGCGTAATGCATTGCTTTACAAAAGAAAAAGGATATCAAAGTCTTTTTGTAAAAGGGGTATATGGAAAAAAAAGCAAGCAGAAGGCATATCTGCAGCCACTGGCCGAACTTTGTTTTACTTTATACAAGAAGGCGGCGGCAGGCAGTATGCTGCCCGTATCCAAACTGGAACTTGCAGCAGGCTCACACCTTCCGCAAAACATAAAGGCAAACGCGGTGGTATTCTTCATTGCCGATTTCCTGAATCAGGTACTGCGGAACGAAGAGATAAATCCACGGATTTATGCAGAAGTTGCTCATTTTCTGGAAGAACTGGACCGTAACAATTACCGAGCGCACCTCATTTTTCTGCTGAGGTTTCTGGAGATTTCCGGCGTGCATCCGCTGATTGGCAGCGGCAGGTTTCTTGATCCGGAAAGCGGCAATTTTATTGATATTAAAGTACATGATCTTTTTGATGATGAACTCTCCTCAATCTGGAAAGAAGTATTAACAAGTGCAGCGCCATACACTGTGGCCATAAGCACATCCCATCGTAAACGTTTTCTGGAAAGCATCCTGGTGTACTACCACTACCATTTCAGCGATTTCAGGATACCGTCTTCCCTGGAGATTGTTCAGCAACTATTTCAGACGGATGGTCATTGA
- a CDS encoding glycosyltransferase family 39 protein gives MKKMFISRFGILNMKTFLFFSSIVLVAKIGYSLIMGFPGGTFEDWNIAKNLAEHGAYAEFTEVGPTAYKLPAYSFFLSVYIYIFGEFGKEAAVIAQHILFFMVPLQIINIFRIFNKTNAGILAGYFFIFSPVYFYYSNVLEITNIFIPLFLLWIRQFVIIYRSTEASRKNIILLGIITGVLFLTQVIVVPLVLVLIFALVYQKKLRFSGFVLLFGLASVLYSPWIIRNYVVFDKVILTKTPFWQNIYLSFIPPVNVCDNIKLISSKHDHYTFQLKKSVNEFEMEKIYKSKVVEVLRGKEEIFVLKAIQNAGILWYVPARYFYDKPTAMFGRKIFVILLNILTLFP, from the coding sequence ATGAAAAAGATGTTTATTTCCAGATTTGGAATCCTGAATATGAAAACATTTCTGTTTTTCAGTTCCATAGTCTTAGTTGCTAAAATAGGCTACAGCCTGATCATGGGCTTCCCCGGCGGCACCTTTGAGGATTGGAATATCGCAAAGAATCTTGCAGAACACGGGGCCTATGCTGAATTTACTGAAGTAGGTCCTACCGCCTATAAGTTGCCAGCCTATTCCTTTTTTCTGTCCGTCTACATTTATATTTTCGGAGAATTTGGTAAAGAAGCTGCGGTCATTGCTCAGCATATCCTGTTCTTCATGGTACCGCTGCAGATCATCAACATTTTCAGGATCTTCAACAAGACCAATGCAGGAATATTGGCTGGCTATTTCTTTATTTTTTCACCGGTTTACTTTTACTATTCCAATGTCCTGGAGATCACCAATATTTTTATACCACTTTTCCTGTTGTGGATCCGGCAGTTTGTCATAATATACCGTTCAACCGAGGCTTCCCGCAAGAACATCATACTTTTGGGAATCATAACCGGTGTGCTTTTTCTTACCCAGGTCATTGTGGTACCGTTGGTATTGGTGCTGATTTTTGCACTGGTTTATCAAAAAAAGCTAAGGTTCTCAGGATTTGTGCTTCTGTTTGGACTGGCCTCCGTGCTGTACTCCCCGTGGATCATTCGAAATTATGTTGTTTTTGATAAAGTGATCCTTACCAAAACGCCTTTTTGGCAAAATATCTATCTGAGCTTTATCCCACCAGTGAATGTGTGCGACAACATTAAACTGATCTCCTCCAAACATGACCATTATACTTTCCAGCTGAAAAAATCGGTTAATGAGTTTGAAATGGAAAAGATATACAAATCCAAGGTGGTGGAGGTGCTCCGGGGGAAGGAAGAGATATTCGTCTTGAAAGCCATTCAGAATGCAGGAATACTTTGGTATGTGCCTGCCAGATATTTTTATGATAAACCAACGGCAATGTTTGGCCGGAAGATTTTTGTAATTCTGCTGAATATACTGACGCTTTTTCCCTGA
- a CDS encoding DUF1684 domain-containing protein, which translates to MKKLNLLLLLFSQFVFSQSVEEHAVEILKFQAELNREYRDVRETPLRGVNFKNFKEHPFFAVDLNYRIAAKFKRTENALPLEISTSSGHTKPYIEFGTATFAVDGKNFTLKIYQSVHLVQKPEYKNHLFLPFHDATNGKETYGGGRYLDLEILSGDTVILDFNKAYQPYCAYNAYDYSCPIVPAENTLPVAVKAGVRYEDVYFIH; encoded by the coding sequence ATGAAAAAATTAAATTTACTCCTGCTCCTTTTTTCACAGTTTGTATTTTCACAATCGGTGGAAGAGCATGCAGTTGAAATCCTGAAATTCCAGGCCGAACTTAACCGTGAATACCGTGATGTGCGGGAGACCCCTTTGCGTGGGGTCAATTTCAAAAATTTTAAAGAACATCCTTTCTTTGCTGTTGATTTGAATTACAGGATTGCAGCAAAATTTAAAAGGACCGAAAATGCGCTGCCGTTGGAGATTTCTACCTCGTCCGGGCATACCAAACCATACATTGAATTTGGTACGGCAACTTTTGCTGTTGATGGTAAGAATTTTACGCTGAAGATTTACCAAAGTGTGCATCTTGTTCAGAAGCCGGAATATAAGAACCATCTCTTTCTGCCGTTTCACGATGCTACCAACGGAAAGGAAACCTACGGCGGCGGCAGATATCTTGATCTGGAGATACTTTCCGGTGATACGGTGATCCTGGATTTCAACAAGGCATATCAGCCTTATTGTGCTTACAACGCTTATGACTACAGTTGCCCCATCGTTCCCGCAGAAAACACTTTGCCGGTGGCGGTTAAGGCAGGAGTAAGGTATGAGGACGTTTATTTTATTCATTAA